A stretch of the Orcinus orca chromosome 1, mOrcOrc1.1, whole genome shotgun sequence genome encodes the following:
- the PIGV gene encoding GPI mannosyltransferase 2 isoform X3, producing the protein MWPLDTSRKEVLGFAVSCRVLTLVLQALFNAIIPDHHAEAFSPPRLAPSGSVDQLVESLLGGLSHWDAEHFLFIAEHGYLYEHNFAFFPGFPLVLLVGTELLRPLWGLLSLRSCLLISVALLNSLFSVLAALALHDLGCLVLRCPRQAFYGALLFCLSPANVFLAAGYSEALFALLTFSALGQLERGRSWTSGLLFALATGVRSNGLVNVGFLVHSQCRGFFSSLMVRNPLRQLLKLMGSVFLSVLTLSLPFALFQYYAYTQFCLPGPAYPIPKPLLQLAVDKGYRIVEGNEPPWCSWDLPLIYSYIQDIYWNVGFLRYYELKQVPNFLLAAPVAILVAWATWTYVTTHPWLCLTLGMQRSKNRETPEKPEPGFLSPRVFVYLVHAAALLLFGGLCLHVQLTCFKIKNHC; encoded by the coding sequence GCTCTCTTCAATGCCATCATCCCAGACCATCATGCGGAAGCCTTCTCACCTCCTCGCCTCGCCCCCTCCGGCTCTGTGGACCAACTTGTGGAAAGTCTCCTGGGCGGCCTGTCTCACTGGGATGCTGAACACTTCCTGTTCATTGCTGAGCATGGCTACCTGTATGAGCACAACTTTGCCTTCTTCCCCGGTTTCCCCCTGGTCCTGTTGGTGGGGACTGAATTGCTGAGACCCCTGTGGGGGTTACTGAGCCTACGGAGTTGCCTGCTAATCTCAGTAGCATTGCTCAATTCCTTGTTCTCCGTGCTGGCCGCACTTGCGCTTCATGACCTGGGCTGTCTGGTTTTGCGCTGTCCCCGCCAGGCTTTTTATGGAGCGCTGCTCTTCTGCCTCAGCCCCGCCAATGTCTTCCTGGCGGCTGGCTACTCAGAAGCTTTGTTTGCCCTCCTGACATTCAGCGCCCTGGGGCAGCTGGAAAGGGGCCGAAGCTGGACTAGTGGACTCCTCTTTGCCCTTGCCACTGGTGTGCGCTCCAACGGGCTGGTCAACGTTGGCTTCCTCGTGCATTCTCAGTGCCGaggctttttctcttctctcatggTGAGGAATCCTCTGAGACAGCTCTTGAAGCTGATGGGCTCTGTGTTCCTGTCAGTGCTCACACTTAGCCTTCCCTTTGCCCTCTTTCAATATTACGCCTATACCCAGTTCTGTCTGCCAGGCCCAGCCTACCCCATTCCTAAGCCCTTGCTGCAGTTAGCTGTGGACAAGGGCTACCGAATCGTAGAGGGAAATGAGCCGCCTTGGTGCTCCTGGGATCTTCCCCTAATATACAGCTACATCCAGGATATCTATTGGAATGTTGGCTTTTTGAGATACTATGAACTCAAGCAGGTGCCCAATTTTCTACTGGCTGCGCCAGTGGCTATACTGGTTGCCTGGGCAACTTGGACATATGTGACCACCCATCCTTGGCTCTGCCTTACACTTGGGATGCAAAGGAGCAAGAACAGAGAGACCCCAGAGAAGCCTGAGCCTGGATTCCTCAGTCCTCGGGTGTTCGTGTACCTCGTCCACGCTGCAGCGCTGCTGCTGTTTGGTGGTCTGTGCCTGCATGTTCAG